In the genome of Pseudomonas sp. HS6, one region contains:
- a CDS encoding universal stress protein: MIRSMLYATDLGLYAPLVMQHALAMARTFNADLYVVHAVEPMGLFAESVLQSYLDEQALNEFHSQGLKTVIANIEQRVLDSFREELGDEGEQDLLRIRAVRVLQGDPSQVILDQVQKLSVDLLIVGSHSHGVGAETPLGRTATRLLQLSKVPVYMVPLVERRRREDR; encoded by the coding sequence ATGATTCGTTCGATGCTGTATGCCACTGACCTCGGTCTGTACGCACCGTTAGTGATGCAGCATGCCCTGGCGATGGCTCGAACATTCAATGCCGACTTGTATGTGGTGCACGCGGTGGAACCGATGGGGCTGTTTGCCGAATCGGTGTTGCAGAGCTATCTCGACGAACAGGCGTTGAACGAGTTTCACAGTCAGGGTCTGAAAACCGTCATCGCCAATATCGAGCAGCGAGTGCTCGACAGTTTTCGCGAAGAGCTGGGGGACGAAGGCGAGCAGGATCTGCTGCGGATTCGTGCGGTGCGGGTGCTGCAGGGCGATCCGTCGCAGGTGATTCTCGACCAGGTACAGAAACTCTCCGTCGATTTGCTGATCGTAGGAAGTCACAGCCACGGGGTTGGGGCGGAAACACCGTTGGGGCGCACGGCGACTCGCTTGCTGCAATTGTCCAAGGTGCCGGTTTACATGGTGCCGCTGGTGGAGCGTCGGCGTCGGGAGGATCGCTGA
- a CDS encoding PilZ domain-containing protein, protein MGRFIPHPDDVPVELTLLKPECISRQQLHTISLGGIACNYHRAWRHGTALQVRMPTLNADFAYPGYVAWCLRRKKGYLVGIAFTDEQTLFSARMGEQVCQIERYCRINDAHDDLQDIQARALQWVEQHAEEFSHDSVRKAFA, encoded by the coding sequence ATGGGACGGTTTATTCCTCATCCGGATGATGTGCCCGTCGAATTAACGTTGCTCAAACCTGAGTGCATTTCGCGGCAACAGCTGCACACTATCAGCCTCGGCGGCATCGCTTGCAATTACCACCGCGCCTGGCGACATGGCACCGCGCTGCAAGTGCGCATGCCGACACTCAATGCCGACTTCGCCTATCCGGGCTATGTGGCCTGGTGCCTGCGCCGTAAAAAAGGCTATCTGGTGGGCATTGCGTTCACCGATGAGCAGACGCTGTTCAGCGCGCGAATGGGTGAGCAGGTGTGTCAGATCGAGCGTTATTGCCGAATCAACGATGCTCACGATGACCTGCAGGATATCCAGGCGCGAGCGCTGCAATGGGTCGAGCAGCACGCCGAAGAGTTCTCCCACGACAGCGTTCGCAAGGCTTTTGCGTAA
- a CDS encoding co-chaperone YbbN, with product MSTDSLCRPFDIVSPSIVFESELTDFDADQRLLAMNGVSLVIFTSVGCSSCRYAREVLPGLDLAIDRLCWIDAGNNGGLVERYQVFHLPALFVVRDGEFFGAVHTRLNATELNAAVVQALGRIAEELP from the coding sequence ATGAGCACAGACTCCCTGTGTCGGCCATTTGACATTGTTTCCCCCAGTATAGTGTTCGAATCGGAACTGACCGATTTCGACGCCGACCAACGGCTGCTGGCGATGAACGGCGTTTCGCTGGTGATCTTCACCAGTGTCGGCTGTTCCAGTTGCCGCTATGCCCGCGAAGTTTTGCCGGGGCTGGATCTGGCAATCGATCGCCTGTGCTGGATCGACGCTGGCAATAACGGCGGGCTGGTCGAGCGCTATCAGGTCTTTCATTTGCCGGCGCTGTTCGTGGTGCGCGACGGCGAGTTCTTTGGGGCAGTACACACGCGCCTGAACGCCACGGAGCTGAACGCAGCCGTGGTGCAGGCGCTGGGTCGAATTGCAGAGGAGTTGCCGTGA
- a CDS encoding putative 2-dehydropantoate 2-reductase, giving the protein MMGAVNKPVVGIIGTGAIGGFYGLMLARAGFDVHFLLRSEFSAVAERGLQVDSAVHGTLTLNPVQAYSSAEDMPPCDWLLVGAKTTSNAGLAPSIIQAAKPDAKVLVLQNGLDVEDSLRALLPDSLHLLGGLCLICVHREGPGHITHQALGAVNVGYHSGPAADDAARMAIVEDGVGLFRAAGIDSQAMPNLHQARWQKLVWNIPYNGLSVLLGASTTPLMADADSRILIQALMAEVVQGAKACGHDMPPGYADYLFMMTEKMPDYWPSMYHDFLHKRPLELDAIYARPLAAAKAAGCELPRIEALYRNLRFIDRRNT; this is encoded by the coding sequence GTGATGGGAGCAGTGAATAAACCGGTCGTGGGGATTATCGGTACCGGCGCAATTGGAGGGTTTTACGGCTTGATGCTGGCCCGGGCCGGATTCGATGTGCACTTTTTACTGCGCAGCGAGTTTTCCGCCGTCGCCGAGCGTGGCTTGCAGGTCGACAGTGCGGTTCACGGCACGCTGACGCTCAACCCGGTGCAGGCTTATTCATCGGCTGAAGACATGCCGCCCTGCGACTGGCTGCTGGTCGGCGCCAAGACCACCAGCAATGCCGGGCTGGCGCCGTCGATCATTCAGGCGGCGAAACCCGATGCGAAAGTGTTGGTGCTGCAAAACGGTCTGGACGTCGAAGACAGTTTGCGGGCGTTGCTGCCCGATTCCCTGCACTTGCTGGGCGGCTTGTGTCTGATCTGCGTTCACCGGGAAGGCCCGGGCCACATCACTCATCAAGCGCTGGGTGCGGTGAACGTCGGTTATCACAGTGGTCCGGCAGCCGATGATGCGGCGCGCATGGCGATCGTCGAGGACGGCGTCGGACTGTTCCGTGCCGCCGGCATCGACTCCCAGGCTATGCCGAATCTGCATCAGGCGCGCTGGCAGAAACTGGTCTGGAACATTCCCTACAATGGTCTTTCCGTTTTGCTCGGGGCGAGTACCACGCCGCTGATGGCCGATGCCGACAGCCGCATTCTGATTCAGGCGTTGATGGCTGAAGTGGTGCAGGGCGCCAAGGCCTGCGGTCATGACATGCCGCCCGGTTACGCCGATTACCTGTTCATGATGACCGAGAAAATGCCCGACTATTGGCCGAGCATGTACCACGATTTTCTGCACAAGCGACCGCTGGAGCTGGATGCCATCTACGCTCGACCCTTGGCTGCGGCAAAAGCGGCAGGTTGCGAGCTGCCGCGTATCGAAGCGTTGTACCGCAATTTGCGTTTCATCGACCGGCGTAACACCTGA
- a CDS encoding 3-deoxy-7-phosphoheptulonate synthase, which produces MADLPINDLNVASNETLITPDQLKRDIPLSDAALRTVTKGREVIRNILDGTDHRLFVVIGPCSIHDIKAAHEYAERLKVLAAEVSDTLYLVMRVYFEKPRTTVGWKGLINDPYLDDSFKIQDGLHIGRQLLLDLAEKGLPTATEALDPISPQYLQDLISWSAIGARTTESQTHREMASGLSSAVGFKNGTDGGLTVAINALQSVSSPHRFLGINQEGGVSIVTTKGNAYGHVVLRGGNGKPNYDSVSVALCEQALNKAKIKPNIMVDCSHANSNKDPALQPLVMENVANQILEGNQSIIGLMVESHLNWGCQAIPKDLADLQYGVSITDACIDWSATENTLRSMHAKLKDVLPKRQRG; this is translated from the coding sequence ATGGCTGATTTACCGATCAACGACCTAAACGTCGCCTCCAACGAGACCCTGATCACTCCCGATCAGCTCAAGCGTGATATCCCTCTGAGCGACGCTGCCCTGCGCACCGTCACCAAGGGTCGCGAAGTCATCCGCAACATTCTCGATGGCACCGACCACCGTCTGTTCGTGGTCATCGGGCCTTGCTCGATCCACGACATCAAGGCTGCCCACGAGTACGCCGAGCGCCTGAAAGTTCTGGCGGCGGAAGTGTCGGATACCTTGTATCTGGTCATGCGCGTGTACTTCGAGAAGCCACGGACCACCGTTGGCTGGAAAGGCCTGATCAACGACCCGTACCTGGATGACTCGTTCAAGATCCAGGATGGTCTGCACATCGGTCGCCAGTTGCTGCTGGACCTGGCCGAGAAAGGCCTGCCGACCGCGACCGAAGCTCTCGACCCGATCTCCCCGCAATACCTGCAGGACCTGATCAGCTGGTCGGCCATCGGCGCTCGCACCACCGAATCCCAGACCCACCGCGAGATGGCGTCCGGCCTGTCCTCGGCAGTCGGTTTCAAGAACGGCACCGACGGCGGCCTGACCGTGGCGATCAACGCCTTGCAGTCGGTTTCCAGCCCGCACCGCTTTCTGGGCATCAACCAGGAAGGTGGCGTGTCGATCGTCACCACCAAGGGCAACGCCTACGGTCACGTGGTACTGCGCGGCGGCAACGGCAAGCCGAACTATGATTCGGTCAGCGTCGCCCTGTGCGAGCAGGCGCTGAACAAGGCGAAGATCAAGCCGAACATCATGGTCGATTGCAGCCACGCCAACTCCAACAAGGATCCGGCGTTGCAACCGTTGGTGATGGAGAACGTCGCCAACCAGATCCTCGAAGGCAATCAGTCGATCATCGGCCTGATGGTCGAGAGCCACCTGAACTGGGGCTGCCAGGCGATCCCGAAAGACCTCGCCGACCTGCAATACGGCGTCTCGATCACTGATGCCTGCATCGACTGGTCGGCCACCGAAAACACCTTGCGCAGCATGCACGCC
- the cysB gene encoding HTH-type transcriptional regulator CysB has protein sequence MKLQQLRYIWEVAHHDLNVSATAQSLYTSQPGISKQIRLLEDELGVEVFARSGKHLTRVTPAGERIITTAGEILRKVESIKQIAQEFSNEKKGTLSIATTHTQARYALPPVISNFIKQYPDVALHMHQGSPMQIAEMAADGTVDFAIATEALELFGDLVMMPCYRWNRCVVVPQGHPLTKLPKLTLEALAEYPIVTYVFGFTGRSKLDEAFSHRGLTPKVVFTAADADVIKTYVRLGLGVGIVAKMAVDTKLDNDLVVLDASELFESSVTKIGFRRGTFLRGFMCDFIEKFAPHLTREVMAKAIQCHNKQELEELFEGVELPVH, from the coding sequence ATGAAGCTTCAACAATTGCGCTACATCTGGGAAGTGGCGCACCACGACCTCAACGTTTCCGCTACAGCCCAAAGTCTCTACACCTCGCAACCGGGCATCAGTAAGCAAATCCGTCTGCTGGAAGACGAACTGGGCGTCGAAGTGTTCGCCCGCAGTGGCAAACACCTGACCCGCGTCACGCCGGCAGGCGAGCGCATCATCACCACCGCCGGTGAGATTCTGCGCAAGGTCGAAAGCATCAAACAGATCGCCCAGGAATTCTCCAACGAGAAAAAAGGCACCCTGTCGATCGCCACCACTCACACCCAGGCACGTTACGCACTGCCGCCGGTGATCAGCAACTTCATTAAGCAATACCCGGATGTGGCGCTGCACATGCACCAGGGCTCGCCGATGCAGATTGCCGAAATGGCCGCTGACGGCACCGTCGATTTCGCCATCGCCACCGAAGCGCTGGAGCTGTTCGGCGATCTGGTGATGATGCCGTGCTACCGCTGGAACCGCTGCGTGGTCGTGCCTCAGGGCCACCCGCTGACCAAGCTGCCGAAGCTGACCCTCGAAGCGCTGGCCGAATACCCGATCGTGACTTACGTGTTCGGTTTCACCGGCCGTTCGAAACTCGACGAAGCTTTCAGCCATCGCGGCCTGACACCGAAAGTGGTGTTCACCGCTGCCGACGCCGACGTGATCAAAACCTACGTGCGCCTGGGGCTGGGTGTCGGCATCGTGGCGAAAATGGCCGTCGATACCAAACTGGATAACGATCTGGTGGTGCTCGATGCCAGCGAACTGTTCGAATCCAGCGTGACCAAGATCGGTTTCCGTCGTGGCACCTTCCTGCGTGGCTTCATGTGCGACTTCATCGAGAAATTCGCACCGCACCTGACTCGCGAAGTCATGGCCAAGGCCATTCAGTGCCACAACAAGCAGGAACTGGAAGAGCTGTTCGAAGGCGTCGAACTGCCGGTCCACTAA
- a CDS encoding 5'-nucleotidase produces the protein MAKNIDDKLVLAISSRALFDLSESHKVYLSSGVEAYRQYQIEHEDEILAPGDAFPLVEKLLNLNSRLGRARVEVILVSRNSADTGLRVFNSIGHYGLAISRAAFVGGRSPYPYLKAFGCDLFLSTHAEDVRAALDAGFAAATILSGGASRAASDELRIAFDGDAVLFSDESERVYQSGGLEAFQAKERESAREPLRGGPFKGFLAALNLLQREFPDDDCPIRTALVTARSAPAHERVIRTLREWDIRLDESLFLGGLTKSAFLEAFAADVFFDDQAGHCELAREVVATGHVPHGISNEPAV, from the coding sequence ATGGCCAAGAACATCGATGACAAACTGGTGCTGGCGATTTCGTCCCGTGCCCTGTTCGACCTGAGCGAGAGCCACAAGGTCTACCTGTCGAGCGGCGTCGAAGCCTATCGCCAATATCAGATCGAGCACGAAGACGAAATCCTCGCGCCGGGCGATGCCTTTCCGCTGGTGGAAAAACTGCTCAACCTCAACAGTCGCCTCGGTCGCGCTCGGGTCGAGGTGATTCTGGTGTCGCGCAACAGTGCCGACACCGGTCTGCGCGTTTTCAACTCCATTGGTCATTACGGCCTGGCGATTTCCCGTGCGGCGTTCGTTGGCGGGCGCAGTCCCTATCCGTATCTGAAAGCCTTTGGTTGCGACCTGTTTCTCTCCACCCATGCCGAAGACGTGCGCGCCGCACTGGATGCTGGTTTCGCGGCGGCGACTATTCTGTCCGGCGGCGCGAGCCGTGCGGCCAGCGATGAATTGCGCATCGCCTTCGACGGCGATGCGGTGCTGTTTTCCGACGAATCGGAGCGGGTCTATCAATCCGGCGGCCTCGAAGCGTTCCAGGCCAAGGAGCGTGAGTCCGCCCGTGAGCCATTGCGTGGCGGGCCGTTCAAGGGCTTCCTCGCGGCGCTCAATCTGTTGCAGCGCGAGTTCCCGGATGACGACTGCCCGATCCGTACCGCGCTGGTCACCGCACGTTCGGCGCCGGCTCACGAGCGGGTGATCCGCACCTTGCGTGAGTGGGACATTCGACTGGACGAGTCGCTGTTCCTCGGCGGCCTGACCAAATCGGCGTTCCTCGAAGCCTTCGCCGCCGACGTGTTTTTCGACGATCAGGCCGGTCACTGTGAACTGGCCCGGGAGGTGGTTGCCACCGGCCATGTCCCCCACGGCATCAGCAACGAACCAGCGGTCTAA
- a CDS encoding GreA/GreB family elongation factor, with translation MNKHAVHQLILDKLRVDLDIAERAAQTAYETATHEENIAENKYDTLGLEASYLAAGQAKRVEEIRQSLAVCQNLTLRAYDDQRGIEIGALLGLEDEKGREQWLFLAPDAAGLKVDVVGQPITVITPRSPLGKSLLGKFEGDEVEILVAGTRQQFAVTEVL, from the coding sequence ATGAACAAGCACGCCGTCCATCAACTGATTCTCGACAAACTGCGCGTCGACCTCGATATCGCCGAACGCGCAGCACAAACCGCTTACGAAACTGCGACCCACGAAGAAAACATCGCTGAAAACAAGTACGACACCCTGGGGCTTGAGGCGTCGTACCTGGCGGCCGGGCAAGCAAAACGGGTCGAGGAGATCCGCCAGTCACTGGCGGTCTGCCAGAACCTGACGCTTCGGGCCTATGACGATCAACGCGGAATTGAAATCGGCGCCCTGCTCGGTCTGGAAGACGAAAAGGGTCGTGAACAATGGCTGTTTCTGGCGCCGGATGCGGCGGGCCTGAAAGTCGACGTGGTCGGTCAGCCGATTACCGTCATCACCCCGCGCTCGCCGCTGGGCAAAAGCCTGCTGGGCAAGTTCGAAGGTGATGAGGTGGAGATTCTGGTGGCAGGCACCCGGCAACAGTTTGCTGTCACCGAGGTGCTGTAG